A window of the Henckelia pumila isolate YLH828 chromosome 3, ASM3356847v2, whole genome shotgun sequence genome harbors these coding sequences:
- the LOC140888669 gene encoding uncharacterized protein, with product MEGEEEPVSRPEKEKNKGIHVEVEGNSHAGSANVTMAGELEMLKQKIQKLDNTDPQESSRVKSLGCPFFSKIIGESLPVYFKSAKIKEYDGSADPEEHRWFENLKEGSIMTFKEFREVFLQHFSSSKRYKKTTLSFFEIKQLNEESLRAYFKKFNRVALEVPACAPETKITAFTQGLKEGEFFRSLVKRAPRYFEDLLARAEKYINMEEAQRQKREKDRKEENRRRKETRVIKEEEDRINQGGLPLLLLTGPGKYCSIHRVNTHDTNECQRLIVEPGQPIPEETKHVEKNSGDAPGYPGSTPSEAIGPTPRKPGRDSNRARKSWSKREVLGIKARRPDPCPVITFGPEDLEEMCLPHNDALLIRTQVANYDIRRVFVDSGSSVNVIFQDAFEKMDLRGCEVNAIKTSQYGFTGHTIRPKGEVRFPIMLGSGDTKKTVMALFTVVEALSSYNIILGRPALNTFRAVASAYHQKIKFPVGD from the exons ATGGAAGGGGAAGAAGAACCAGTGTCGAGGCCCGAGAAAGAGAAGAATAAAGGCATACACGTGGAGGTGGAGGGAAATTCACATGCAGGATCGGCAAATGTCACCATGGCAGGGGAGCTGGAAATGTTGaaacaaaaaatacaaaaactgGATAATACTGACCCGCAGGAATCTTCGCGGGTCAAGAGTTTGGGATGTCCCTTCTTTTCGAAAATCATTGGAGAGTCATTGCCAGTCTATTTCAAGTCCGCCAAAATCAAGGAGTATGATGGCAGCGCTGATCCTGAGGAGCAT AGATGGTTCGAAAATCTAAAAGAAGGAAGCATTATGACTTTCAAAGAATTCCGGGAGGTCTTTTTGCAACACTTCAGCAGCAGCAAGCGATACAAGAAAACCACTCTTAGCTTCTTCGAGATAAAGCAGCTAAACGAGGAGTCTCTAAGAGCTTATTTTAAAAAGTTCAATAGAGTGGCCCTGGAAGTGCCTGCGTGTGCACCTGAAACCAAAATCACTGCTTTCACGCAAGGGCTTAAAGAAGGAGAATTCTTCCGGTCTTTAGTCAAGAGGGCTCCCAGATATTTTGAGGACCTCTTGGCTCGAGCCGAGAAATATATCAATATGGAGGAGGCCCAGCGACAGAAGAGGGAAAAGGACAGGAAGGAGGAGAACAGAAGGAGAAAGGAAACCAGAGTAATCAAGGAAGAAGAAGATAGGATCAACCAGGGAGGCTTGCCGCTTTTGCTCCTCACAGG GCCGGGAAAATACTGTTCGATACACCGGGTTAACACACACGACACTAATGAGTGCCAAAGGCTCATCGTGGAACCGGGACAACCTATACCCGAAGAAACAAAGCATGTGGAGAAGAACAGCGGGGACGCCCCTGGGTACCCCGGTTCGACACCCAGCGAAGCAATAGGCCCGACCCCTCGAAAGCCCGGGAG GGATTCTAATAGGGCTCGAAAATCTTGGAGCAAAAGAGAGGTCCTGGGAATCAAGGCCCGGAGACCAGATCCCTGCCCAGTCATTACATTTGGGCCCGAGGATTTGGAGGAAATGTGTCTACCCCACAACGATGCTTTACTCATCCGAACGCAGGTGGCTAACTATGACATAAGAAGGGTGTTTGTGGATTCAGGGAGTTCTGTGAATGTCATTTTCCAGGATGCATTTGAGAAAATGGACTTGCGGGGATGTGAGGTTAACGCTATAAAAACATCCCAGTATGGGTTTACAGGACATACCATTCGGCCTAAAGGAGAAGTGCGGTTTCCTATTATGTTAGGATCGGGCGATACAAAGAAGACTGTCATGGCCCTCTTCACCGTGGTGGAGGCCCTATCTTCCTACAATATTATCTTGGGGAGGCCGGCCTTAAATACCTTTAGGGCTGTCGCTTCCGCTTACCACCAAAAGATCAAATTCCCGGTGGGGGATTGA
- the LOC140887792 gene encoding GPI transamidase component gaa1, giving the protein MAGNEPLVEQKPRPIIRIGIFLISHSVLFSVLCCSAGILAFLLLPVLAINTHVSENALMPGSGSPMLSNDDAAEGEIFFNKLLSFNSKTVSTGIEIPELIAEHILELGGEANYHKFHPLLNKFHPLQFFLGPDAGIVEGNHSCSSYGVNTIGIIRAPRGDGKEAIVLVTPYNSVKITTGEALSLGVAYSVFSLLSRVTWLAKDIIWLAADSKHDEYSAVATWLRDYNTLSFGDLKLYSEMCDACILPSQKKSQTAGEVTSKGFQRAGTMAAALVIKVADSSKEFEKDVLKIYAEASNGQMPNLDLINIVNYLAVHGQGLHVRVEKIWSLLDSWWLNSIGELFALLGKVARNLNPQWKFGIPAAEYVEGAATLTSSLYNQALGVPTGPHGAFRDFQVDAITMEISPKFSSTQRVMFLLRVGRLVEGVIRSVNNLLEKFHHSCFLYLLTSPNRFVSVGVYMIAFALLISPFPLVAASLFSDASMPKLGEYDAPLKPDPGGEHASTFTSWKWLYAAKTVLIVHLWSTIVTLSPYFLYQIPNSSSSINLLIWIILSILSLFFIYAISDSFTFLSTSQPQRAEWALLKSVTIAAAFIGLCLMSVVNFATAEIGALLLAPLCLTIAPLKLDFKANTIKALARGSCNILLLFVGFPPTMFLLSKGALAGFDHVKFGDFWDWAVSIWAWNSATYIYICMVHLPCWVLCIHTFMHQC; this is encoded by the exons ATGGCTGGAAATGAGCCTCTCGTCGAACAAAAGCCCCGACCGATTATCCGCATTGGCATTTTTCTCATATCGCACAGTGTTTTATTTAG TGTGTTGTGCTGCTCTGCTGGAATTTTAGCTTTCCTTCTTTTGCCAGTTCTCGCCATAAACACCCATGTGTCGGAAAATGCCCTGATGCCTG GTTCTGGCAGTCCTATGCTCTCTAATGATGACGCTGCAGAAGGGGAGATATTTTTCAACAagcttttaagttttaattcaAAGACTGTCAGCACAGGCAT TGAAATTCCAGAGTTGATAGCAGAGCATATCTTGGAATTGGGTGGTGAAGCTAACTACCACAAGTTTCATCCCTTACTTAACAAATTTCATCCACTACAGTTCTTCCTTGGTCCTGATGCAGGCATTGTAGAAGGGAACCACAGTTGTTCATCTTATGGGGTCAACACAATTGGAATAATAAGGGCCCCACGTGGTGATGGGAAGGAAGCTATCGTATTAGTCACACCTTATAATTCTGTGAAGATCACTACCGGCGAAGCCTTATCGCTTGGAGTTGCATATTCGGTATTTTCTCTGCTTTCTCGTGTTACTTGGCTTGCTAAGGATATTATATGGCTTGCCGCAGATTCAAAACACGATGAGTATTCTGCTGTTGCTACGTGGCTGAGAGACTATAACACACTTTCGTTTGGCGATTTGAAGCTGTACTCAGAAATGTGTGATGCCTGTATTCTGCCTTCTCAGAAAAAAAGTCAAACTGCAGGAGAAGTAACATCTAAGGGCTTTCAACGTGCTGGCACAATGGCAGCTGCACTTGTGATTAAGGTTGCTGATAGCAGCAAAGAATTTGAGAAGGATGTTCTCAAAATATATGCTGAAGCGTCCAATGGGCAGATGCCAAATCTAGACCTCATTAATATTGTTAACTACTTGGCTGTTCATGGACAAGGTTTACATGTAAGGGTGGAGAAGATTTGGTCATTGCTTGATTCTTGGTGGCTAAACAGTATCGGGGAACTATTTGCTTTGCTAGGAAAGGTGGCTAGAAACTTAAATCCCCAGTGGAAATTTGGGATCCCTGCTGCAGAGTACGTTGAAGGTGCTGCAACTTTAACGAGTTCCCTCTATAACCAG GCATTAGGTGTTCCCACTGGTCCTCACGGTGCTTTTCGTGATTTTCAAGTTGATGCAATTACTATGGAAATCTCACCCAAGTTTTCTTCGACTCAGAGAGTTATGTTCCTTTTGCGTGTAGGCAG GTTAGTCGAGGGGGTTATACGATCTGTAAATAATCTCCTTGAGAAGTTCCACCATTCCTGTTTTCTATATCTCTTAACTTCTCCAAATAGGTTCGTCTCAGTGGGCGTCTACATGATTGCCTTTGCATTGCTTATCTCTCCCTTTCCACTGGTTGCTGCATCTCTTTTCTCTGATGCCAGCATGCCGAAGCTTGGAGAATATGATGCTCCATTAAAACCAGATCCTGGTGGTGAACATGCCTCAACTTTCACATCATGGAAATGGCTATATGCTGCTAAAACAGTTCTTATCGTCCACCTGTGGAGTACCATCGTAACATTGTCCCCTTATTTTCTCTACCAAATTCCTAATTCCTCATCATCAATCAACCTTCTAATATGGATCATTCTCTCCATACTCAGCCTCTTCTTCATATATGCCATATCCGATTCTTTTACATTTCTCAGTACGAGTCAACCCCAAAGAGCAGAATGGGCTCTGCTTAAATCAGTTACCATTGCAGCTGCTTTCATTGGACTTTGTCTTATGTCAGTTGTAAATTTTGCAACAGCAGAAATAGGAGCGCTGCTATTGGCTCCCTtgtgtttgaccattgcacccTTGAAGCTTGACTTTAAGGCAAATACCATAAAGGCTTTAGCTCGGGGATCTTGTAACATACTGTTGTTGTTTGTTGGGTTTCCTCCAACGATGTTTCTATTGTCAAAAGGTGCATTAGCAGGTTTTGATCATGTAAAATTTGGCGATTTCTGGGATTGGGCAGTCTCCATTTGGGCATGGAACAGTGCTACATATATCTACATATGCATGGTTCATCTTCCCTGCTGGGTTCTATGTATTCACACTTTCATGCATCAGTGTTAG